A stretch of the Argentina anserina chromosome 6, drPotAnse1.1, whole genome shotgun sequence genome encodes the following:
- the LOC126799260 gene encoding probable membrane metalloprotease ARASP2, chloroplastic — translation MVINLSSSPPSSSLSLIKLSSSRSPVSEFPSKPKTHLPKPLSCCSFSSSDLNLLCKDPFLSVKGGNPIRRRLKFRSCALPGFDYSNFESVQSVLEAAGVLTAIIVVHESGHFLAAYLQGIHVSKFAVGFGPILAKFNANNVEYSLRAFPLGGFVGFPDNDPDSDIPVDDVNLLKNRPILDRVIVVSAGVIANVIFAYAIIFTQVLSVGLPVQEGYPGVLVPDVRPFSAASRDGLLPGDVILEVNGIQLPKGGPNAVTEIVDVIKKNPKRNVVLKVERANQNFEIGVTPDENYDGTGKIGVQLSPNVKLSKAKPKNIADAFNYTGREFWGLSFNVLDSLKQTVLNFSQTASKVSGPVAIIAVGAEVARSNLDGLYQFAALLNLNLAVINLLPLPALDGGTLAFILIEAARGGRKLPLEVEQTIMSSGITVVVFLGLFLIVRDTLNLDFIRDML, via the coding sequence ATGGTTATTAATCTCTCTTCTTCCCCACCCTCATCTTCTTTGTCTCTCATCAAGCTAAGCAGTTCAAGGTCCCCCGTCTCTGAGTTTCcctcaaaacccaaaacccacctCCCAAAGCCCCTATCTTGCTGCTCGTTCTCTTCATCAGACCTCAACTTGCTCTGCAAGGATCCATTTTTATCTGTAAAGGGTGGGAACCCAATTAGGAGAAGGTTAAAGTTCAGGTCTTGTGCACTTCCTGGTTTTGATTATAGcaactttgagagtgttcaGTCAGTTTTGGAGGCAGCTGGAGTGTTGACAGCCATCATTGTTGTTCATGAAAGTGGTCATTTCCTTGCTGCTTATCTTCAGGGCATTCATGTAAGTAAATTTGCAGTTGGGTTTGGTCCAATTTTAGCTAAATTCAATGCCAACAATGTAGAGTATTCCCTTAGAGCTTTTCCTCTAGGAGGGTTTGTGGGTTTTCCTGATAATGATCCCGATAGTGATATTCCAGTTGATGATGTAAATTTGCTGAAGAATAGGCCCATATTGGATAGAGTTATAGTTGTTTCAGCTGGTGTTATTGCCAACGTAATTTTTGCCTATGCTATTATCTTTACTCAAGTCTTGTCAGTTGGTTTGCCTGTTCAAGAAGGCTATCCTGGGGTTCTTGTGCCGGATGTTCGACCCTTTTCTGCTGCTTCCCGAGATGGGTTGCTTCCGGGTGATGTGATCCTTGAGGTTAATGGAATTCAATTACCAAAAGGGGGACCTAATGCTGTTACAGAGATTGTTGATGTGATTAAGAAAAATCCAAAAAGAAATGTGGTTCTTAAAGTTGAGAGGGCAAATCAGAATTTTGAGATTGGGGTCACCCCTGATGAGAATTATGATGGAACAGGAAAAATTGGAGTGCAGTTATCACCCAATGTTAAGCTTTCGAAGGCTAAACCCAAAAATATAGCAGACGCTTTCAATTATACAGGGAGAGAGTTCTGGGGCTTGTCTTTCAATGTTTTGGATAGCTTAAAACAGACTGTTTTAAACTTCTCGCAGACAGCTAGTAAAGTTTCGGGTCCAGTTGCCATCATTGCTGTTGGTGCAGAAGTTGCTAGGTCGAATCTCGATGGATTGTATCAATTTGCGGCTTTGCTTAATCTTAATCTTGCAGTGATCAACCTCCTTCCCTTACCTGCTCTAGATGGAGGTACATTGGCTTTCATACTTATAGAGGCTGCTAGGGGCGGGAGAAAACTCCCTTTAGAAGTGGAACAGACAATTATGTCATCAGGGATAACAGTAGTTGTTTTTCTTGGATTGTTCCTTATTGTCCGGGACACACTTAATCTTGATTTTATCAGAGACATGTTGTGA
- the LOC126797312 gene encoding aconitate hydratase, cytoplasmic-like: MSQEKLRSMTVLDLVEDEVISQVQPCISGPKRPHDRVTLKDMKSDWHACLDNKVGFKGFAIPKEVHDKKVDFSFHGQPAELKHGSVVIAAITSCTNTSNPSVMLGAALVAKKASELGLRVKPWVKTSLAPGSGVVTKYLLQSGLQKYLNEQGFNIVGYGCTTCIGNSGDLDDSVASAIAENDIVAAAVLSGNRNFEGRVHPLTRANYLASPPSVVAYALAGTCVIHCFLRK; this comes from the exons ATGTCGCAGGAGAAGCTTAGATCAATGACTGTGCTCGATCTTGTGGAGGACGAA GTTATCTCGCAAGTGCAGCCCTGTATTTCAGGACCAAAAAG ACCTCATGATCGGGTGACCTTGAAAGATATGAAATCTGACTGGCATGCCTGTCTTGATAACAAAGTTGGGTTCAAG GGATTTGCTATACCAAAAGAGGTACACGACAAAAAAGTGGATTTTTCATTCCATGGGCAGCCAGCAGAGCTTAAGCATGGTAGCGTTGTCATTGCTGCAATCACAAGTTGCACCAATACGTCAAACCCAAGTGTCATGCTAGGGGCAGCTCTTGTTGCAAAGAAGGCCAGTGAACTAGGTCTACGG GTCAAACCATGGGTAAAAACAAGTCTTGCCCCTGGCTCAGGAGTTGTTACAAAATATCTTCTCCAGAG TGGGTTGCAGAAGTATCTGAATGAACAGGGTTTCAATATTGTTGGATATGGATGCACTACATGCATTGGAAACTCAGGAGATTTAGATGATTCTGTTGCGTCTGCCATAGCTGAAAATG ACATAGTAGCAGCTGCTGTTCTTTCTGGAAACAGGAACTTTGAGGGCCGTGTACATCCGTTGACAAGAGCTAATTACCTTGCCTCACCTCCGTCAGTGGTTGCTTATGCTCTTGCTGGCACG TGTGTGATTCACTGCTTCCTGAGAAAGTGA
- the LOC126799257 gene encoding transcription factor MYB101 has protein sequence MIMSNSGDGSMDLNEIVAASQLRGGAHQLHQPLRGLKKGPWTAAEDSILMEYVKKHGEGNWNAVQKNSGLARCGKSCRLRWANHLRPNLKKGSLTAEEERIIIELHAKYGNKWARMASQLPGRTDNEIKNYWNTRMKRRQRAGLPIYPHELQHEAAVSFHQQQVHQQQQGHNSNSSSSSFSSLLSSSHPRKANYSSTLSLSLYDHMSFDAPLHNHHNSHSLNYSNTTMTAQFNANGGYAIPLSPVSLVSPFGSCSSALFNKVSVPNQTLLSTPSQYYNSGHGTFGNYNLSLSSMIMGTPTYEPMNSELPSNQTPPYSPYTPTKPASSADFNGSEGVMEASGNTNGYEIETLTPLGKRGSGLLDDLLVQADSMSRNKRSRSGDSSSGESGKDKYIAEEENESADQEEEEDNVQEESTWKSSGENSAENLRDGSSSPSVGMKPTEDPLEDMDDDLLSLLNFQSTAPVSESWYGGSISDQASSGMNGASDINVRLDVQQNTSTYASTVNMSAAEPDDEIKRILPPCFWNNMPGIC, from the exons ATGATCATGAGCAATAGCGGAGATGGATCAATGGACTTGAACGAGATAGTTGCAGCATCCCAGTTAAGAGGTGGGGCTCATCAGCTTCATCAGCCTCTCCGGGGGTTGAAGAAGGGGCCGTGGACAGCAGCCGAGGATTCGATTCTGATGGAGTACGTGAAGAAACACGGCGAGGGAAACTGGAACGCTGTGCAGAAGAACTCGGGGCTGGCGAGGTGCGGCAAGAGCTGCCGGCTCAGGTGGGCTAACCATTTGAGGCCTAACCTCAAGAAAGGCTCTCTCACAGCAGAGGAGGAGCGAATCATCATCGAACTTCATGCCAAATACGGCAACAAATGGGCTCGCATGGCTTCTCAG TTACCCGGTAGGACTGACAATGAGATAAAGAATTACTGGAACACAAGAATGAAGAGACGCCAGAGAGCCGGATTACCAATTTACCCTCACGAGCTTCAACATGAAGCCGCTGTTTCATTTCATCAGCAGCAAGTTCATCAGCAGCAGCAGGGGCATAACTCAAACTCgtcatcttcttcattttcatcacTCCTTTCCTCCTCTCATCCTCGAAAAGCAAATTACAGCTCTACCCTCTCGCTCTCTCTTTATGACCACATGAGTTTTGATGCCCCTCTCCATAACCACCATAACTCTCATTCCCTCAATTATTCCAACACCACCATGACGGCCCAGTTCAACGCTAATGGCGGCTATGCTATCCCCCTATCTCCTGTTTCACTGGTTTCCCCATTTGGGTCATGTTCTTCAGCTCTGTTCAACAAGGTCAGTGTTCCAAACCAGACCCTTCTGTCAACTCCATCTCAATACTACAACTCAGGTCATGGAACATTTGGTAACTACAATCTTAGCCTTAGCTCAATGATCATGGGGACTCCTACTTATGAGCCAATGAATTCGGAGCTCCCTTCGAACCAAACACCACCGTACTCGCCATACACCCCCACAAAACCTGCTTCTTCTGCTGACTTCAATGGCAGTGAGGGTGTAATGGAAGCTTCCGGCAACACCAATGGCTACGAGATTGAAACTTTAACCCCTCTAGGAAAGAGAGGCAGTGGTCTATTGGATGATTTGTTGGTGCAAGCTGATTCAATGTCCCGAAACAAGAGATCAAGGAGCGGAGACAGTTCGTCCGGCGAGTCAGGTAAAGACAAATATATTGCGGAGGAAGAGAATGAGTCTGCTGAccaggaagaggaagaagataatgTGCAAGAGGAATCAACTTGGAAGAGCAGCGGTGAGAATAGTGCTGAAAACCTAAGGGATGGTAGCTCATCTCCATCAGTTG GGATGAAACCAACTGAAGATCCTCTGGAGGACATGGACGATGACTTGTTAAGCCTTCTCAACTTCCAATCTACAGCACCAGTCTCCGAATCGTGGTACGGGGGAAGCATTTCTGACCAGGCTTCATCAGGCATGAATGGTGCAAGTGACATTAATGTGCGTCTGGATGTTCAGCAAAACACATCGACTTATGCATCCACAGTGAACATGAGTGCAGCAGAACCTGATGATGAAATTAAGCGCATCCTTCCTCCCTGCTTCTGGAATAACATGCCTGGCATCTGCTAA